TGGCTCTCTTTCAACAAATACCCAAGATGAACATTCTGATATAGATTTGTATATTTATAGTGTTCAAGAAATCCCTACCAGCACTCGAAAAAAATTGTTAGAACCTTTTTCGGATTATATGGAGATTAATAACCAGTATTGGGAAACAGAAGATGATGGAACGCTAAATGAACCCAATATTGGTATAGAAATCATATATAGAAATTATGCTTGGATTGAAAACGAACTTATGAAAACGGTAGTGAATTTCCAGGCTCAGGTCGGTTACACTACATGCTTTTGGAGTAATTATTTAAATTCCAAAATACTATATGATCAAAATGGTCAATTAAAGAAACTACAGGATAAAATTAACGTAACCTTTCCAAAAGAATTAAAAGAAAATATCCTTAACAAAAATTACCCTTTATTACGAGACAGTGTTACATCCTACTATTGTCAAATCGAGAAAGCTCTAAAAAGAAAAGACTACATAAGTGTCAATCATAGGGTTGCTGCGT
This Neobacillus sp. YX16 DNA region includes the following protein-coding sequences:
- a CDS encoding nucleotidyltransferase domain-containing protein, translating into MNTINDMIMKISSVFSQLEEVEGVVLSGSLSTNTQDEHSDIDLYIYSVQEIPTSTRKKLLEPFSDYMEINNQYWETEDDGTLNEPNIGIEIIYRNYAWIENELMKTVVNFQAQVGYTTCFWSNYLNSKILYDQNGQLKKLQDKINVTFPKELKENILNKNYPLLRDSVTSYYCQIEKALKRKDYISVNHRVAALLASYFDILFAINELPHPGEKKLIKIAQKTCKYLPDKMEENIIMILSNNTITLLSDINDLVDNLDDLIKRNNL